The genomic region TTTACACACTCACGAGCAAATATTGCTAATTGCCATTTGGGGATCTGTAGAAATCCAGATAGTTTTTTAAAAGGCTAAGCTCTACCTCCTTTTTGCCTACAAGGAGTTCTAAGTCTTTTACATGTTTTTGAAGTTTACTTATCTCTTGCTCTGGTTTGTTCTCAAATACGCTGTAACCTAGCGATAAAAGATCTTTGTGCCATTTTGAAGCTAATCCTGTGGTTATGCCGTATTTACGGGCAGTTGCACCTATTTGACCACTTTGTATACACTCTAGAGCCACTGTGAACTTAAATTTAGGGCTGTGTTTACGACGATTTGTCATTTTCCTGAGTTAATATTTTATGTACCTATTTTACCAAACTGTTTCTTAGTTGGTGGTACAGTTTACTCAGGACTGGTCAATAAAGAATGGACTGAACTATACGGATCAGGTCACTTATCAGAGGGATCGTCCAAATTTCCTATGGATTTTGAAACCATATTGTAACAATACGCCACTCTTCACTTTCGGGATCAGATACTCAATCCCTTCAGATGGATCCTCTTTGTACGACTGGAATATCGAGTGTAAGGGTTTGTAAATTCGATAGACAAGCTGAACCTTATACATTGTTTTGGTATTTAAAGATCAATTCCTTAATTGTTTTGGCTAATCTAGGGATGCAATATCTTCGATTAAAAAGTTGTTTACCCCCTAACCCTATTCGATCCAACTCTGTTTTATTTTCGTAAGCCCACGTTATCGAATCCACGAGCTCTTCAGCACTCCCCTGTTCTACCAATAAGCAATTCTCCTTATCAACAAATCCTGTATCCTCTTGAATCCTACCAATCACCATAGGGATCCCTAAACTCATGAATTGATAAGTCTTACCTGTAATCACCCTAGTTGCCTGTCCCCGACCGTGGAACGGTCCACCTAGGCAAATATCTGCCCTACATGCACGATCTAAAAGTTCTTCATACTCCATCCACAAGAAGTGTTCTAGATTATCACATTTGTACCCTTGGATCCTCTGAAGTATCGGATCACTTTTTCTGCCCTTACCCCCCACTATTGTGAATTTTATTGGTAGCCCATTACATAGCTCTGCAGCATCTAGTATCACATCAACACCATGTAACTTCTGAAAAGTACCGTAGAAAAATACATCTAGATAATCTTTCTTTAGATCTACACCCTGCCAAGACTTCCCGATGATTGGTACGTTGCTGACTGGTAAAGCTACTAACTTCGACCTAGGAATATCTAACAGATTAGATATGTACTCCGCATGGATATTGGTATCAGTGAGTACCACATCAGATCGCTGTAAGATTATCCTCTCAAAAAATCTCAATACTACGGCGATCAGCCTCCCAAGGATTCCTTGCTTCACCTCGTTTACCAAAGAATCGTACGGAGATAGCATCTCGTCAAAGATTATCCTACGACCACGAGAGAGTAACCATACCAATGGAAATATCTCATGTCCTCGGAATGGAAGTACATAGATATCAGGATCTTGTTCTATCCTTAGTTTCAAAAGACCTATGAAACTCTCAAGATACCTCAGCAAACCACGTGACCGATTTCGGACCACATGTAACTGTACCTCAGGGAGTAATTCGAGTGCAGCGATCATACTCTTTCCACGGATGTAATCTGGAGAATAGTATGAGATGACAACAGCTACTTTCATCGGACACTCCTTCAAGTTACTTCTCATGCTCGATGTGCTTCAATCGCTCGATTATCTTTTCTTGATTTGTATTGCTCCTATCCAACATATCTGCCATCAACCCGAGACCCCATAGGAACAATCCAAGTGAAAAAAGGTAGATACCTCCAAATCCAACGAACTTGTATGGACTAAAACTTCTAGTTATCAAATAATATATCCCCAAACCGACTATCATTAACAATCCGGATAATAGCGGAAATGCACCCAACCCCAAAAAAAACGTCAGCGGAGCCTGATCTCTAAATGCCCGCATGATATTGATAGCACTCCCAAAGAGGAACTGGAAAAAATTGGTTACCACCCTACTTTTACGTCCAGGAAAATACTTCACCAGAACAGGCATAGAGGTCATATTGAGTTTCTTGACTGCCAAAACCTGGAATGACTCTTGAGTGTATGTGTATTTACTATTAATGTTCAACGACAAAAGTGCTTTTCGATCATAGGCTCTAAAACCACATGTCACATCATTGAACTTATATCCTGACAATTTTCCAACTATCCATGCTCCAAGGAGATTTGCATAGTATTTCCCTCCGGGCATATTCTCAGGCTTTCTTTTCAGACCTGTTTCTGGATCGGTAAATCTGTCGGCTGCGACAAAATTGTAACCATGATTTAGGATAGGATCTACAAGAGTAGGTATATCTGCAGGATTGAATTGTAGATCTGCATCAATATTTACAGCAATATCCGCACCCATTTTCAGACACTCTTCTACTGCTTGTTGGAATCTGTATGCGAGTCGCTTCTGAGCGTGTCCTTCTATCACTCTTGCTCCATGCTCACGTGCTATCTCAACCGTCTTATCTTGGCTACCATCGCTCACTACCAATTTTTCTATCTGATCCACCCCTTTGATACTTTTTGGCATCAAGTCTAAAACCTTACCTAGAGTCTTCTCCTCATTTAAAGCAATGACGAAGATTACCAGTTTCATTTTGTTTAATTGCTCAAATTACCTTCCTATCCCTCTATAGACAAGTCCTTTTTTAGTTATCTCATCCTTGTCGAACTTGTTCATACCATCAAAGAAAACTTTGATCGATCCGCTATCTAAGATCTTTTGAAGATCTTGAGAGAACACATCATGTGCTGTAAGCACAGCCACTGCATCTGCTCCATCTATAGCCTCATCCAAACTTTCAACTGTGTTCAAGCTTTTATCCCACGGATCGTATATTCGTAGATCTGCACCTTTGGCAAGCAATATATCCTTGATCTCGATAGACGGACTTTCCCTAAGATCTCCGACATTTGGCTTATAGCTCATACCGAGTGTTGCAATTTTTGTGCCTTTCAGTGGCAGTGCAACTTCATTCAATGCATCCTGTAGTCTGATCACTGAGTATATGGGCATATTATTATTGATATCCCTTGCTGTTTTTAAGAATCGGTGATTAAACCCGCTAACCTCAGCTCTTTTGATCAGGTAGTATGGATCAACAGCAATACAATGCCCACCAACTCCCCTACCTGGCCAAAATGGCATAAACCCAAAAGGTTTATTCGATGCTCCTCGTATCGTTTCGATCAGATCTATTCCCATCTTGTCAAACGATTGCGCAAGCTCATTTACAAAAGCGATATTCACATCACGGAAGGTGTTCTCTACTATCTTTGTTGATTCAGCGACCTTCAGTGAGCTACAGATGTTCAACTCTGCCTCAAGAAAAGATCTGAATATTTCTGCGACTTCCTCGGCTTTTTCAAATGGATAGACTCCAAGATTTCGGGAAATGTTGTATATGTTCCACTTTGGATCTCCGGGATTGATCCGTTCTGGACAGTGAGCCAAGGTTATGTCCTCACCGACCTTAAGCTTACTAAGCTCTTCGATCTTTGGCTTGACGACTTCTTCGTTGGTACCTGGATTGACTGTTGATTCTAATATAAATATATCACCCTTCTTTAATAATGGTGCGATCGTGGATGTCGCAGAAAGGACAGGTCCATAATCGGGAGTATAGTCATCAAGCACAGGAGTGGGTACACACACAAAGTATACTGTAGCGTCTGCAATATCCTTTGGGTCTCTTGTCACTGTGTACTTAAATTCCTTTAATTCTTTCGCACAGAGATCATCATCTATAGGGCATCCTCCATTTTTTATTAACTCAACTTTCGACTCATTGATATCAAACCCGATCACCTCATACTTACCGCTTTTTGCAAGAGCTGTAAGGGTAGGAAGCCCGACATATCCCAATCCTAGAACTGCCACTTTTTTCATTTAATTCTTGGAGAAAAATAATCTAAAGGATGAAAGACTTAACGATTTAGATACTATACCAAATTTACTGTAAAATAAAGAACAGATAACCTCATATAGGTTGTCTAGATAATTTTAATTGTGTTGTTATGCCGACATTTGAAGTATTAGGGGTTGTGGTTGATCCTCTTGCAATTATCGTTGCAGGTGTTGCATATGAGGTGTTGGGATTTCTTTGGTATGGTCCACTCTTTGGGAAGAAGTGGTCAGCACTGACCGGGAAAAAGATGGAACCATCCAAAAAGCGTCCTCTCGACATGATCTTTGGGTTCGTAGTTGCTATGTTCCTTGCGACTGGTTTGAATTCCATTTTACAGTTTGCACAGCAGGTTTCAGAGCTACAACCAGTCATGAATGTTTTGATCTCAAGTGGAATGATCGCAGGTACTACGACATTCATAGTGTATGCAGAAGAGTACCTTTGGGAGGAAAGGGACCTGAAACTTCTACTAATCAACTGGGGACACCAATTTGCTAACTATATCGTGATGGGAGCAGTCCTTGCACTCTTTGTATTGTAAAAGCGACATTCATGCATATATCCAACCATCTAGGGCATTAATGGTCTATAATATATGATGGATCCAGATCAGATACTTAGGATATCTAAGTCCCTCAGATCAACTACTTTTCTTGTAGGGCTGTTTCTTGCCGTACTGATAACGGGTCTGATATTAAGTATTTCAACCAGAACAGATCCTCCAATGATACCCCAAGTAAAGTCTGTCACTACACGATCCAACCGACCCCACAATACATTTCCACCATTAAAAGCAGAAAGAGATATGATCTCCGACCAACTATCGAATTTGTCCCTTGAAGAAAAGATAGGTCAGATGTTCATGGGAGGGTCGTACAAAAGTGATTCATTGGCACAACAAGTTGAGCTCATAAGTACATATCATTTTGGAGGGATCATACTAATGGGAATAAATGTGACTGATACACTCAAAACGAAAGAGAGTATCGACAAGATAAACAAAGCTCAAGACTCTGATCTACCACCAATCCTCATAGCTATTGACGAAGAAGGTGGGTCAGTCAGCAGGTTGTGGGGTCAATTGACCGATCAATCCGCTCAACCCGATCTGAAAACAGAAAAACTAGCAAATGATACTGCATACCGAAGAGGCACAGAACTTCATGACATGGGCATAAATGCCAATTTCGCACCTGTTGTAGACTATATCCCAGATCAAGGCTCATTTTTATATGACAGGGTCTTTAGAGGGGACAGGGACCAAATAGCAAAATTAGGGTCTGCTATGGTGAGAGGATATAGAGATGCTGGGATTATTGCAGTCCCTAAGCATTTCCCTGGACACCCATCAACTCCGATCGATTCTCATAACGCCCTACCCACAAGTGACATATCAACTTCTCAAATGGATGAGTACACTTCACAATTCAGATATATTATCGATACTTCTGCCCCTGTTATGATAATGACAGGCCACGTACTGTTCCCCAATATCGACGATCAGAATCTCTCAACCTTATCCCCCATATGGATAGATGAGTACTTGCGAGGAGATCTAGGTTATCAGGGTGTAGTGATCACAGATGGTATGATGATGGGGGCGATAACAGATGGTCATACATTTGAGGGAAATATCATCAATGCTGTGAAAGCTGGGAATGATATTCTACTGTATGTCACAGAGCCAAAATATCAGGCAGATGCCTACAAGATCTTATTGAATTCCGTTAGAAACGGTACTATCTCAGAGGATCGTATAGATGAAAGCGTGTATCGTATACTCCAGATGAAGAAAGTCCTTGAGGAAATACTTTAGTCCCGGATCCAGAGGCTAATCCAATAATAGAAGAAGAATGTTCACAAAAACCCCCAAGAATAGAAATATTGCTTGAATCAAACTATCTTTGCCACATGACGTATGTTTCAATTCGGGGATCAGATCGGACACAGCAATATATAAAAATCCTCCGATCGACAGTGACAGTATCAGACCTGTATCGATCGAGGTACTATTTTGGATAATTATTACTAAAAAGAAACCCACAAAAGCTGAAAATGCCGTGAGGGTATTTAATACAACGGTTCTTTTGCGAGACATCCCTGCATGTAACATCACCCCTACATCACTTAGCTCCTGAGGGATCTCATGTAATGCGATTGCCACCGCTGTGGCTATCCCAACCGGCAACCCAGCTAAAAAAGCTGCTGCTATCATCATACCGTCTAGCACATTGTGGATCAGGTCACCAACAAGGTTTGAGTATGCAAATGGATGTACATGACCTGGTTCATCAGGATCTATATGACAATGTCTCCAATACAGAAACTTCTCAAATATAAAGAAAAGTACTATACCGCCTAAAACCCCGTATCCGATCTTCAATGGAGCAACGCCTCCTTCCACAACTTCAGGAAAGAGGTGTAGTAGAGCATCAGATGTCAATGATCCCGCTGCCAATGCAACCAGAGACATCACAAATTTGGGACGATGATGTTGTGTCGAGACGAGAAGCGCTGCCAGAAATGAGATCAGCGAGATCGCTGTAAGGGCTATCAATCCATAAAATATCATTTACATATGATCATGAAATAACTAGAGGCGAGGATACACCGTTTCAGCACATATAACAAGCAAAAGACCTTGAATATTTGATCATATAGCGTATAGCATATCGCAGATCCCACCTCTACCCAATTCACAGCTCCATCATAGATGAAGGACTCTAACCCTTCGGTAAATTGACTTTTTGGATCCTCAACATACCCACACCGAGCATAATGATCGAGAAGAGCACCAATACAGCAACTGAGAAGCCATCTAATTCTCCTCTCTTAAGAATCGGTGTAGGCTCACCGTAGTAATAGAAGATCGAAAGATATTTCAAAGGGTCAAGATCTTCGAAAAGCTTCGCTAGTACATTCACAAAATACCCACCAACCAGAAAAGCACTTAGAATTGATGTGACTTTACCAGGTTTTTCAGTAAGAATACTAACTAAAGCGCCAAAAAAAGAAACTGCAAGAAAAGTCAGCGCGACATTAGACATGAATAGAAACCAGTTAGATATATCGATATCAGCATCGATGAACCTTACCGCGATCATGATAGTACCTACCATCAGTAGTGCACAGTAGATCGATTTGATGAGCAGAGAAATAAACATACCCAAGCCAACCTCGCTTCTTGAGATCGGATATGACAAAGTGATCCCCAATGATCCATCAAATGCCTCTTTTGCAAACTTGACTACCCATCCAACTATAAATGGCATAAAAACAACTGCCCAGAAGAAACCAAAATATTCAGAGCCAATAAAAACATCAAAATTGGAATAATCTGTATCTTGGATCCCAAATGCTTCAAGAAGTGCAGGAGGGAAAGCTTCAACATAGGCATTTAGATCCGCATCTAAACCTTGAAATGTAGGGAAGAAAGATACCATCAGAGCTGTGATCAGAATAGCTGCAATCGCACACCATATCATTGAGCTCTTGCTATCCAATATATCCATTTTTACTCTAGTCAGAATATTCCTCATATCACTTTTCGTTATATAGTTCTAAGAACATCTCCTCAAGCTTTGGTTCGGAGATCGTAAGATGCTTTATCTTTAGCTTTGCCAATAGATTTATCAACTGATTTATATCACCAAGATATTTCGCATGATATCGTCCCTGTCCTTCTGCTTTCATGTCTGGAAGAAGATTCATCAGATCTGATGGTAGTTCATCATCAACCCATAACTTCAAAAAGTAGGTTTTCGGTATCAATTCGCCTATTGTAGATACCTTTATCAATTCTCCTTGTCGAATTATCCCCACCCTATCACATACTCGCTGGACCTCACTTAAGATATGCGAGGAAAGAAGCACAGTACCGCCATTCTCCCGAAATTCAAATAACATCTCTTCAAATATGTTCTGTAGTAGTGGATCTAATCCACTCGTTGGTTCATCTAGGATCAGCAGTTTTGGCATCTTCATAAATGCCTGTACAAGCAACACCTTCTGTTTATTACCGCTTGAAAGTTCACTGATCTTTCGGTCAAGATCCAGATCCAAACGATCAGCAAAACTATTAAACTCTATCTGCTTATGTGATATCGAAGATAAATACTCGAACAATCTTCTTGCAGACCAGTTCTCATATATGTAACCTTCCCCACTGATATAGCCGATCTCATCCATCAGCTTTGTATCTGATCTGACACCATTATTTATTCCTAATATCTGAAAGTTTCCTTCATCTTGAAAGATCTGTCCCATCAAAACTCTTATCGTAGTGGTTTTTCCCGCACCATTTGGTCCAAGAAAACCAAATATCTCTCCGCGCTTTACACTAAATGAAAGGTCTTTTACTGCCTTTACCTTCCCATAGCTTTTACAGAGGGAATTGATAATTATGACATTTTCTTGTTTTGCTTTACCTTCCATTATGAATGTGGCATCTTTTATTGATTGATAATAGCCCAATTCCTATGCAAAATCCAAATCTAAAACGTCATCACTTCTACTACTTCTTTCTCTTTCTTACTACATTTCAGCTGGTAAATATTGCAATATGGTCATATTATCCCATACTGCTATACAAGCAATTAAGAAGTATAGATGCAATTGTCCAAGATAATATCTTTTTATACTCCGGGATCATTATTGGTTTCCTTTTCTTCTCATTTATCCTGGATCGCTTTGGTTACGCGAAGATATCAAGAGTTTCATTTATCCTGCTCTCATTAACTTCATTTGTAATATTCCTATTTATAGGGAACATAGCTGAATACTACAGAATATTTGCTTTGCTGATAGGGATCGGACACGGTTCATATTGGACTATCTTTCATAGCTTCACACTTTCAAAATTTGATAAAAAGGGACGCAGTAAACTCATGAATGAAGTCTATGGTTGGATGCTTATAATTTCTGTAGTTGCTCCCATACTTTCTGGCTATGCTCTAACCGCTACAGGAAGATATGATCTGTTATTCCTTTCAGCATCAGCAATATATCTCTTTGCAGCAATACTCCCTCGAGATCTTGGCTCCGAATCTAGAACAAAGTTCAGAGGGTCAGAGATAACAGCGATCTTAAAAGAGAAGGTTTTTAATAGATACTTTTTCACCATGTTCTATCATACTTCCACCGGGTCTGTGATGGATGCGATGTTCAAAGTCATACCATTTATAATGCTAGGTACTGAATTGAAAGTTGGAGCATTATTTAGCGTAGTTGCAGTAATGACAGGAGTTTTCTCTATCCTATCACGGAATTGGAACGAGAAGAGAAAACGTTTAGTTGCACTAGATTCATTCATCTTGCATGGTGGTACAAATCTTGCTTTAGCGATCTCATGGACTACCCCTTTTCTTATCCTGAGGCAGATCACGCAATCTATTGCTCAAGGGTTTGCAATACCGGTTTTTGATTCCATTGATTACAGTATCAGAGAGGATCTAACGAAAGGTAAAGAAGAATCAGCGATCGAGATGAATTTGGTGAGCGAAGGTATCTATTTCATCTCACGCCTGACAGGTCTTATCATTCTTCTGATAATATTTGAATTCTCCCCATACACACAGATGGCAACTGCACAGATAGTCATCGGTGCTCTATCCTTTCATAGACTACTCTCATATCTGTTTGGAGTGAGCTTATCAAAATAGAAACTTCTAGATCCAGACTGAGGTGGGTTGCTGATCGGTAGAGATGCTTAAATAACACTTCTTCCCACGAGGATCTTCACCATGTGATTGACCTAAAGTCAAGCATCATATACATTCATATTATCGGATATTAATTGAACGATCGCTCAATGTCATTCATTCCAAACACACATTCGGTAGAAAGTGTCACATCAGGTCATCCAGACAAGGTGTGCGATCAGATCTCTGATGCCATAGTTGATGCATGCATTTCGCAAGATCCTGATAGCAGAGTAGCAGTAGAGTGTTTTGGTGGACATGGAAAACTGAATATTGGTGGTGAGGTGACCACAACAGCACAGGTAAATTATGAAGA from Candidatus Nomurabacteria bacterium harbors:
- a CDS encoding glycosyltransferase; this translates as MRSNLKECPMKVAVVISYYSPDYIRGKSMIAALELLPEVQLHVVRNRSRGLLRYLESFIGLLKLRIEQDPDIYVLPFRGHEIFPLVWLLSRGRRIIFDEMLSPYDSLVNEVKQGILGRLIAVVLRFFERIILQRSDVVLTDTNIHAEYISNLLDIPRSKLVALPVSNVPIIGKSWQGVDLKKDYLDVFFYGTFQKLHGVDVILDAAELCNGLPIKFTIVGGKGRKSDPILQRIQGYKCDNLEHFLWMEYEELLDRACRADICLGGPFHGRGQATRVITGKTYQFMSLGIPMVIGRIQEDTGFVDKENCLLVEQGSAEELVDSITWAYENKTELDRIGLGGKQLFNRRYCIPRLAKTIKELIFKYQNNV
- a CDS encoding nucleotide sugar dehydrogenase is translated as MKKVAVLGLGYVGLPTLTALAKSGKYEVIGFDINESKVELIKNGGCPIDDDLCAKELKEFKYTVTRDPKDIADATVYFVCVPTPVLDDYTPDYGPVLSATSTIAPLLKKGDIFILESTVNPGTNEEVVKPKIEELSKLKVGEDITLAHCPERINPGDPKWNIYNISRNLGVYPFEKAEEVAEIFRSFLEAELNICSSLKVAESTKIVENTFRDVNIAFVNELAQSFDKMGIDLIETIRGASNKPFGFMPFWPGRGVGGHCIAVDPYYLIKRAEVSGFNHRFLKTARDINNNMPIYSVIRLQDALNEVALPLKGTKIATLGMSYKPNVGDLRESPSIEIKDILLAKGADLRIYDPWDKSLNTVESLDEAIDGADAVAVLTAHDVFSQDLQKILDSGSIKVFFDGMNKFDKDEITKKGLVYRGIGR
- a CDS encoding MFS transporter encodes the protein MQNPNLKRHHFYYFFLFLTTFQLVNIAIWSYYPILLYKQLRSIDAIVQDNIFLYSGIIIGFLFFSFILDRFGYAKISRVSFILLSLTSFVIFLFIGNIAEYYRIFALLIGIGHGSYWTIFHSFTLSKFDKKGRSKLMNEVYGWMLIISVVAPILSGYALTATGRYDLLFLSASAIYLFAAILPRDLGSESRTKFRGSEITAILKEKVFNRYFFTMFYHTSTGSVMDAMFKVIPFIMLGTELKVGALFSVVAVMTGVFSILSRNWNEKRKRLVALDSFILHGGTNLALAISWTTPFLILRQITQSIAQGFAIPVFDSIDYSIREDLTKGKEESAIEMNLVSEGIYFISRLTGLIILLIIFEFSPYTQMATAQIVIGALSFHRLLSYLFGVSLSK
- a CDS encoding DUF1761 domain-containing protein yields the protein MPTFEVLGVVVDPLAIIVAGVAYEVLGFLWYGPLFGKKWSALTGKKMEPSKKRPLDMIFGFVVAMFLATGLNSILQFAQQVSELQPVMNVLISSGMIAGTTTFIVYAEEYLWEERDLKLLLINWGHQFANYIVMGAVLALFVL
- a CDS encoding glycosyltransferase family 2 protein, which codes for MKLVIFVIALNEEKTLGKVLDLMPKSIKGVDQIEKLVVSDGSQDKTVEIAREHGARVIEGHAQKRLAYRFQQAVEECLKMGADIAVNIDADLQFNPADIPTLVDPILNHGYNFVAADRFTDPETGLKRKPENMPGGKYYANLLGAWIVGKLSGYKFNDVTCGFRAYDRKALLSLNINSKYTYTQESFQVLAVKKLNMTSMPVLVKYFPGRKSRVVTNFFQFLFGSAINIMRAFRDQAPLTFFLGLGAFPLLSGLLMIVGLGIYYLITRSFSPYKFVGFGGIYLFSLGLFLWGLGLMADMLDRSNTNQEKIIERLKHIEHEK
- a CDS encoding ABC transporter ATP-binding protein encodes the protein MEGKAKQENVIIINSLCKSYGKVKAVKDLSFSVKRGEIFGFLGPNGAGKTTTIRVLMGQIFQDEGNFQILGINNGVRSDTKLMDEIGYISGEGYIYENWSARRLFEYLSSISHKQIEFNSFADRLDLDLDRKISELSSGNKQKVLLVQAFMKMPKLLILDEPTSGLDPLLQNIFEEMLFEFRENGGTVLLSSHILSEVQRVCDRVGIIRQGELIKVSTIGELIPKTYFLKLWVDDELPSDLMNLLPDMKAEGQGRYHAKYLGDINQLINLLAKLKIKHLTISEPKLEEMFLELYNEK
- a CDS encoding ZIP family metal transporter, which codes for MIFYGLIALTAISLISFLAALLVSTQHHRPKFVMSLVALAAGSLTSDALLHLFPEVVEGGVAPLKIGYGVLGGIVLFFIFEKFLYWRHCHIDPDEPGHVHPFAYSNLVGDLIHNVLDGMMIAAAFLAGLPVGIATAVAIALHEIPQELSDVGVMLHAGMSRKRTVVLNTLTAFSAFVGFFLVIIIQNSTSIDTGLILSLSIGGFLYIAVSDLIPELKHTSCGKDSLIQAIFLFLGVFVNILLLLLD